One part of the Algibacter sp. L1A34 genome encodes these proteins:
- a CDS encoding lipopolysaccharide kinase InaA family protein, with product MKEIKVFTKSSESEFNTKLTKLVHDFDNLKDGVGKRNIIKIVEVDGVNLNIKAFKIPNVINQIVYNFFRKSKAQRSFEYAKKLTEMNVGTPKPLAYFEFKKSLLFNKSFYISEQLDCDLTYRELLHDFNYPDYDNILRAFTRFTYSLHEKGIQFLDHSPGNTLIKKNGDNYDFYLVDLNRMNFGTLDFDTRMQNFARLSKYKEMVEVMSDEYAKCSNEDYDKVFTAMWIEVQNFRAKLERKKELKKKLKF from the coding sequence ATGAAGGAAATAAAAGTATTTACTAAAAGTTCAGAAAGTGAGTTCAATACAAAGCTCACTAAACTCGTTCATGATTTTGATAATTTAAAAGACGGCGTAGGCAAAAGAAACATAATTAAAATTGTTGAAGTTGATGGGGTTAATTTGAATATTAAAGCTTTTAAAATTCCTAATGTAATAAATCAAATAGTTTATAATTTTTTTAGAAAAAGTAAGGCGCAACGCTCATTCGAATATGCTAAGAAGTTAACAGAAATGAATGTTGGTACGCCAAAACCGTTAGCTTACTTCGAATTTAAAAAATCTTTATTATTTAATAAAAGTTTTTATATCAGTGAGCAATTGGATTGTGATTTAACTTATCGAGAGCTTCTCCATGATTTTAACTACCCCGATTACGATAACATTCTTAGAGCATTTACGAGGTTTACATATAGTTTACATGAAAAAGGTATTCAGTTTTTAGATCATTCTCCAGGAAATACTTTAATTAAGAAAAATGGTGATAATTATGACTTTTATTTGGTAGATTTAAATCGAATGAATTTTGGGACTTTAGATTTTGATACACGTATGCAAAACTTTGCAAGACTTTCTAAATACAAAGAAATGGTTGAAGTAATGAGTGATGAATATGCTAAATGTAGTAATGAAGATTATGATAAGGTTTTTACTGCTATGTGGATAGAAGTTCAAAATTTTCGTGCAAAATTAGAACGAAAAAAAGAGTTGAAAAAGAAGTTAAAGTTTTGA
- a CDS encoding glycosyltransferase family 2 protein gives MKNQQKISALIITFNEIKHIENVIKNIDFVDEIIVVDSFSNDGTFEKLKQLNHVKTIQREFKNFADQRNFALQQASSNWILFIDADERIPKKLKKEILKEIKNPDETVGFMMKRLYFFKQKRIRFSGFQTDTTYRLFKNGKVKYLEDKIVHEMPEINGKSKLLKNNMLHYCFNSSAHYKSKMERYAKLKALECFNKGKKTNAYHLYLRPAFKFITNYIIRLGILDGKEGFKICYLSAYGVNYRYRELKKLWKNSKL, from the coding sequence TTGAAAAATCAACAAAAAATATCGGCTCTTATTATCACTTTCAATGAAATAAAACATATTGAAAATGTGATTAAAAACATCGATTTTGTAGATGAAATTATTGTCGTAGATTCTTTTAGTAATGATGGTACTTTTGAAAAACTTAAACAGTTAAACCATGTAAAAACAATTCAACGAGAATTTAAAAATTTTGCAGATCAGCGTAATTTTGCGTTACAACAAGCTTCCAGTAATTGGATTCTATTTATTGATGCAGATGAGCGCATTCCTAAGAAATTAAAAAAGGAAATTCTTAAAGAAATAAAAAATCCAGACGAAACTGTAGGTTTCATGATGAAGCGCCTCTACTTTTTCAAACAAAAAAGAATTCGTTTTAGTGGTTTTCAAACTGATACTACCTATAGGTTGTTTAAAAACGGAAAAGTAAAATATCTTGAAGATAAAATTGTACACGAAATGCCAGAAATTAATGGCAAAAGCAAACTGCTAAAAAACAATATGCTTCATTATTGCTTTAACAGTTCTGCACATTACAAATCCAAAATGGAACGTTATGCAAAGCTGAAAGCATTGGAATGTTTTAATAAAGGAAAAAAAACAAATGCTTATCATTTATATTTAAGGCCTGCTTTTAAGTTTATAACTAATTATATTATTAGGTTAGGTATTTTAGATGGCAAAGAAGGTTTTAAAATCTGTTATTTAAGCGCGTATGGTGTAAACTACCGTTATCGCGAACTTAAAAAACTTTGGAAAAACTCAAAACTTTAA